In Mustela nigripes isolate SB6536 chromosome 2, MUSNIG.SB6536, whole genome shotgun sequence, a single window of DNA contains:
- the FEM1A gene encoding protein fem-1 homolog A, with the protein MDLRTAVYNAARDGKLQLLQKLLSGRSREELDELTGEVAGGGTPLLIAARYGHLDVVEYLVDRCGASVEAGGSVHFDGETIEGAPPLWAASAAGHLDVVRSLLRRGASVNRTTRTNSTPLRAACFDGHLEVVRYLVGEHQADLEVANRHGHTCLMISCYKGHREIARYLLEQGAQVNRRSAKGNTALHDCAESGSLEILQLLLGCNARMERDGYGMTPLLAASVTGHTNIVEYLIQEQPAGDEGRPGLSAEASAAAGPAGSAPPLGARCCRSAPEEPLSDSYESCCPTSREAAVEALELLGATYVDKKRDLLGALKHWRRAMELRHQGGAYLPKPEPPQLVLAYDCSREVTTAEELEALITDPDEMRMQALLIRERILGPSHPDTSYYIRYRGAVYADSGNFERCIRLWKYALDMQQSNLEPLSPMTASSFLSFAELFSYVLQDRAAKGSLGTQIGFADLMGVLVKGVREVERALQLPKEPGDSAQFTKALAIILHLLYLLEKVECTAEQERLKHQTVYRLLKCAPRGKNGFTPLHMAVDKDTTNVGRYPVGRFPSLQVVKVLLDCGADPDSRDFDNNTPLHIAAQNNCPGVMNALIEAGAHMDAANAFKKTAYELLDEKLLARSAVQPFNYVSLQCLAARALDKNKIPYKGFIPEELEAFIELH; encoded by the coding sequence ATGGACCTGCGCACCGCCGTGTACAACGCCGCCCGCGACGGCAAGCTGCAGCTGCTCCAGAAGCTGCTCAGCGGCCGGAGCCGGGAGGAGCTGGACGAGCTGACGGGCGAGGTGGCCGGCGGGGGGACGCCGCTGCTCATCGCCGCCCGCTACGGCCACCTGGACGTGGTCGAGTACCTGGTGGACCGGTGCGGCGCGAGCGTGGAGGCGGGCGGCTCGGTGCACTTCGACGGCGAGACGATCGAGGGCGCGCCGCCGCTGTGGGCCGCCTCGGCCGCCGGCCACCTGGACGTGGTGCGCAGCCTGCTGCGCCGCGGGGCCTCGGTGAACCGCACCACGCGCACCAACTCGACGCCCCTGCGCGCCGCCTGCTTCGACGGGCACCTGGAGGTGGTGCGCTACCTGGTGGGCGAGCACCAGGCCGACCTGGAGGTGGCCAACCGGCACGGCCACACGTGCCTCATGATCTCCTGCTACAAGGGCCACCGCGAGATCGCCCGCTACCTGCTGGAGCAGGGCGCGCAGGTGAACCGGCGCAGCGCCAAGGGCAACACGGCCCTGCACGACTGCGCCGAGTCCGGCAGCCTGGAGATCCTGCAGCTGCTGCTGGGCTGCAACGCGCGCATGGAGCGCGACGGCTACGGCATGACCCCGCTGCTGGCGGCCAGCGTCACGGGCCACACCAACATCGTGGAGTACCTCATCCAGGAGCAGCCCGCCGGCGACGAGGGGCGGCCGGGGCTGTCCGCGGAGGCCTCGGCCGCCGCCGGCCCCGCGGGAAGCGCGCCGCCGCTGGGGGCCCGCTGCTGCCGCTCCGCCCCCGAGGAGCCGCTTAGCGATTCTTACGAGAGCTGCTGCCCCACCAGCCGCGAGGCTGCCGTGGAAGCCCTGGAGTTGCTGGGAGCCACGTACGTGGACAAGAAGCGGGACCTGCTCGGGGCCCTGAAGCACTGGAGACGGGCTATGGAGCTGCGGCACCAGGGCGGCGCGTACCTGCCCAAGCCCGAGCCCCCGCAGCTGGTGCTGGCCTACGACTGCTCCAGGGAGGTGACCACCGCCGAGGAGCTGGAGGCGCTGATCACGGACCCCGACGAGATGCGCATGCAGGCCCTGCTGATCCGCGAGCGCATCCTGGGCCCCTCTCACCCGGACACCTCCTACTACATCCGCTACCGGGGCGCGGTGTACGCGGACTCGGGCAATTTCGAGCGCTGCATCCGCCTGTGGAAGTACGCCCTGGACATGCAGCAGAGCAACCTGGAGCCCCTGAGCCCCATGACCGCCAGCAGCTTCCTGTCCTTCGCCGAGCTCTTCTCCTACGTGCTCCAGGACCGGGCGGCCAAGGGCAGCCTGGGCACCCAGATCGGCTTTGCAGACCTCATGGGGGTGCTGGTTAAGGGCGTGCGCGAGGTGGAGCGGGCGCTGCAGCTGCCCAAGGAGCCGGGGGACTCGGCGCAGTTCACCAAGGCCCTGGCCATCATCCTGCACCTGCTCTACCTGCTGGAGAAGGTGGAGTGCACGGCCGAGCAGGAGCGCCTCAAGCACCAGACGGTGTACCGGCTGCTCAAGTGCGCCCCCCGCGGCAAGAACGGCTTCACGCCCCTGCACATGGCCGTGGACAAGGACACCACCAACGTGGGCCGCTACCCCGTGGGCCGGTTCCCCTCCCTGCAGGTGGTCAAGGTGCTGCTCGACTGCGGGGCGGACCCGGACAGCCGGGACTTTGACAACAACACGCCGCTGCACATAGCGGCCCAGAACAACTGCCCCGGGGTCATGAACGCCCTCATCGAGGCCGGTGCCCACATGGATGCCGCCAATGCCTTCAAGAAGACCGCGTACGAGCTGCTGGACGAAAAGCTCCTGGCCAGGAGCGCCGTCCAGCCCTTCAACTACGTGTCCCTGCAGTGCCTTGCCGCCCGCGCCCTGGACAAGAACAAGATCCCCTACAAGGGCTTCATCCCAGAGGAGCTGGAGGCCTTCATCGAGCTGCACTGA
- the TICAM1 gene encoding TIR domain-containing adapter molecule 1 yields the protein MPMACAGLSLSSAFDILGAAGQGKLLHLKHKLKTLRPGCRGADLLHAMVLLKLGQETEARISLEALKADAVARLVARQWAGMDSTEAPEEPPDLSWAVARVYHLLAEEKLCPATMRDTAYRAALHTFRSRDDHRLAELQGEAQDRCGWGIIGDPGSFQPLHSDLGCLPASSVSPSGTRSLPQPIEHLSGWSRGRSLRSTGSPASLASNLEISQSPTLLFLSHPRSCRGPSKLCDEPRASRVPEPAPTGCQEPEEVSWPPLEETVSPPQRETVSPSSGESASPPLGETDRPPSRESDSSQVLPSSPVPRLTELVPDASHAGQPDPPRALEISTHYPVECNEELGGPKSLSLASRNPCHDKDQTPLPLPVEDTASQVASPRPPAPPAPPTSSPGPPPSNLPPSTLPSPGLASSPCPPSPELESEQRFYNFVVLHVAADEHIALRVRERLEALGVPDGATFCEDFQVPGRGELHCLQDAIDHSAFTVLLLTPSFDCHLGRHQASQSLMSSFTRRGWQDCVIPFLPRESSRAQLSPHTSSLLTGLVWLDEHSQIFARKVANTFKPQRLRARKAEWKKEQEVRALQEQRSHLEGERQQVAKLNAAYSAYFQSCWSWQEQMEALRAAFGSHMPFGTQMPPGGLGPLGAPPPFPSWPGHQAPPEPAWTFPPPPAFPPHPGFPPHPGFPPPGPAPPQSPGLQPLIIHHAQMVQLGLHNHMWNQRGTQAPEDKTQGAEGPGGRQEDPDLGDAPTVSRGGRGA from the coding sequence ATGCCCATGGCCTGCGCGGGCCTGTCGCTCTCCAGCGCCTTTGACATCCTAGGTGCTGCAGGCCAAGGCAAGCTCCTGCATCTCAAGCACAAGCTGAAGACCCTGCGGCCGGGCTGCCGGGGGGCGGACCTCCTGCACGCCATGGTGCTCCTGAAGCTGGGCCAAGAGACGGAGGCCAGGATCTCCCTGGAGGCGCTGAAGGCGGACGCGGTGGCGCGGCTGGTGGCCCGCCAGTGGGCTGGCATGGACAGCACCGAGGCCCCAGAGGAGCCCCCAGACTTGTCCTGGGCAGTTGCCCGGGTGTACCACCTGCTCGCCGAGGAGAAGCTGTGCCCGGCCACTATGCGGGACACGGCCTACCGGGCCGCCCTCCACACTTTCCGCTCCAGGGACGACCACCGGCTTGCGGAGCTCCAGGGAGAGGCCCAGGACCGGTGTGGGTGGGGCATCATCGGGGACCCCGGGAGCTTCCAACCCCTTCACTCTGACCTGGGCTGCTTGCCAGCGTCCTCAGTGTCCCCCTCGGGCACCCGCAGCCTCCCGCAGCCCATAGAGCACCTCTCGGGCTGGAGCAGAGGCCGTTCCCTGAGATCCACCGGCAGCCCCGCCTCCCTGGCCAGCAATCTGGAAATCAGCCAGTCGCCCACCCTACTCTTTCTCAGCCATCCCCGCAGCTGCCGTGGGCCCAGCAAGCTGTGTGATGAGCCCCGGGCCAGCCGGGTGCCCGAGCCTGCCCCCACGGGCTGCCAGGAGCCTGAGGAGGTCAGCTGGCCACCGTTGGAAGAGACGGTCAGCCCCCCACAGAGGGAGACGGTCAGCCCCTCATCTGGGGAGAGTGCCAGCCCCCCACTGGGGGAGACTGACCGCCCCCCATCCAGGGAGAGTGACAGCTCCCAGGTGCTACCAAGCAGCCCAGTCCCTAGGCTTACTGAACTGGTCCCAGATGCAAGCCATGCTGGCCAGCCAGACCCCCCCAGAGCTCTGGAAATCAGCACCCACTACCCCGTGGAGTGCAACGAAGAGTTGGGAGGCCCGAAATCTCTCTCCTTGGCCTCCAGAAACCCTTGCCATGACAAGGACCAGACCCCACTCCCACTTCCTGTGGAAGATACGGCTTCCCAGGTGGCCAGCCCACGCCCACCCGCGCCGCCAGCCCCGCCCACGTCCTCTCCGGGCCCTCCTCCGTCCAACCTTCCTCCGTCCACCCTTCCTTCCCCGGGCCTGGcgtccagcccctgccccccttCTCCCGAGCTGGAGTCAGAGCAGAGATTCTATAACTTCGTGGTCCTGCACGTCGCCGCGGATGAACACATCGCCCTGCGGGTCCGGGAGAGGCTGGAGGCCCTGGGGGTTCCCGACGGGGCCACCTTCTGCGAAGATTTCCAGGTGCCGGGGCGGGGCGAGCTGCACTGCTTGCAAGACGCCATCGACCACTCGGCCTTCACCGTCCTGCTGCTCACCCCCAGCTTCGACTGCCACCTGGGCCGCCACCAGGCCAGCCAATCGCTGATGAGCAGCTTCACGCGGCGCGGGTGGCAAGACTGCGTGATCCCCTTCCTGCCGCGGGAGAGCTCCCGGGCCCAGCTGAGCCCGCACACGTCCAGCCTGCTCACCGGCCTGGTGTGGCTGGATGAGCACTCCCAGATCTTCGCCAGGAAGGTGGCCAACACCTTCAAGCCGCAGAGGCTACGAGCCCGCAAGGCTGAGtggaagaaggagcaggaggtCCGGGCCCTGCAGGAGCAGCGCAGCCACCTGGAGGGCGAGCGGCAGCAGGTGGCCAAGCTGAACGCCGCCTACTCGGCGTACTTCCAGAGCTGCTGGAGCTGGCAGGAGCAGATGGAGGCCCTGCGGGCGGCCTTCGGGAGCCACATGCCATTTGGGACACAGATGCCCCCCGGAGGCCTGGGGCCTCTGGGCGCCCCCCCACCCTTTCCCTCCTGGCCgggccaccaggcacccccagagcctGCGTGGACCTTCCCGCCGCCCCCCGCCTTCCCGCCGCACCCCGGCTTCCCGCCGCACCCCGGCTTCCCGCCTCCCGGCCCCGCGCCCCCCCAGAGCCCCGGGCTGCAGCCCCTGATCATCCATCACGCCCAGATGGTGCAGCTGGGCCTCCACAACCACATGTGGAACCAGAGAGGGACGCAGGCGCCCGAGGACAAGacgcaaggggcagagggaccagGTGGCAGGCAGGAGGACCCGGACCTTGGGGACGCTCCCACCGTTTCCAGAGGGGGCAGAGGAGCGTGA